In the genome of Cervus elaphus chromosome 5, mCerEla1.1, whole genome shotgun sequence, the window TGCTCTTTTGCAGTGCTGTTTTTCTGAACAAAGACAAGATCTAGGGTGTGTTGTTCTTTCATTGGCTTTTATTTTGCGACAAAAATCAGCAGGGACAAAAACCCCAGGgataaaaataagaggagcctcaTTTCAGTGATGTATGTTTCTTTAGCACTTTTCCAAGGTGCTGGGAGACGTCTGTAGAGTGGTATTGTTCTCTAGGTTGCCCCCCCACCATTTCACCTGCAGGCATTGTGGCTGTGAAGTTGGCAGAGGCCACATGCAGCCTTTGTGGGCTCAGCACAGTACAAAGGCTGTGGGCTCTTCTAGTTTCTGAAGGCTGATGGGGATAGACGCTCTCAAGAACATTCCAGGGGCCGCTGTCGCCCAACATTTATGTGGGGCCCCGGGCAGGTCCAGACCAGAGCAGCTTCCAGCCTGTCAGCCTGAGAGAGCACAGCCAACCAGAAATTGTTCCTGCAAACCCCACTCCTCCCCAACATAACAAAGCAGTCCCACCGGGGCCACTTAAGGCACAGCCGTGCATGACCTTTTGGTTTTACCAGGGACCTGGGCGAGGTGAAGGGGTTGGGAGAGGTCCCCAGTTTCTCTGGGGCATGCTCTAACTCATTGGACCTCCCCGTGACGGGCAGCTGAGGGGCTCCCAAGGAACCCCAATCAAGGCAGGAGCCACCATACGGAAGGGAGGTGCTCACACTACACTGCCAGCATCTCAGTCTTCAACCATATTCTCTGTGGCTGCAAAAACACTGCTTAAAAGTCGGTCCCATACTCTAGTCCCACCCCCCGCTTCCCACAGTGACTTACAGTGATCGccacctgcccctgccctcatGTCCCTGGCTACATCCCACTGGCACTCAGTAGGGATTCAGCCTGCCCTGGCTTAAGAGAAGAACAGCAGGGTCTTGCTGCCGAGCTGTGGGCTCAAGGGCCCTGAGCGTTCATCCTCAGAACTTCCGCCCCTCTCCCGTGCAGGAGCCTCTGTTCACACAGCACCAAGAACATTGCTGTTCTGTTTATGCTGGACAAGGGGTTAACGTAAACAAGTCATTCCATTTAACCAAAAGGGTTACACAAAGCAGGACTAACGGCAGGAAGCTCTTACAAAGAGTATGGCTTTGTTGAGAGATGCAGGGTTAAGCTGaagatttaaaaactgttttttccttttctgaaccaAGAGTCTTCAAAAAAATATCTGCAGAGATGCTAAGAAGGTATAATACCAACTGATGAATTCAGCTGTTTCAccagaaatgggggaaaaaactgTGTCATACATAAACAGTGTCTAAGTCATGGCCTGAATGAGTAATCAAAGAGATTAACACAGCTGAGCCAGAAGAACCATTGTTAATACTACTGAATGCCATCACCTGTACCCTTAGCTTCCTAGGTCATTAATCTCTCAGCAATGTCCTCACCACTAGGCCAAAGATGAAAAGATGGGTGTTGAGACCCACTGACCacactgaaataaataaagcattttaacATAATCTTCTGGTCTGCACTTCACAGGGGCTTACTCTCCATTGACCAATGATCAGAGGAGTAAGTGACCATGCCTGGTCACTCTAACCAGCCCTCCCTGACTGCAAACACCTGCAGTTGTGGAGGGAGGGGTCCTCCTGCCCAAGATGATGCCTTTAGCAACTTTCTGGGCACAAAGATGTTCTTTggtggacaatttttaaaaacgtaAGAGCCATGAGGAGCACTTACTTCTGCTGTCTCTtacccacccacacacatatataaaaaccAGTGGGAAGATGGGAGACCTCAGGAGGAATTTTGACCTTATTTTTGAGGCTGAGCAGAAAGTCATGGAAGTTCTTATTTTTCCAATAACCACAGAGACGTCAAGCTGAGGATGGCTTCCACACGCTGTCCTCTCAGTGTTAATGCCTGTCCCTGCTCAAGTGTTCCACCCTCTCCCGCAGCTGTCTTTTGCCTTCAAAGAGCAGGATGCTCGCGGCCATGGCTGAATTCAGGCTGTCCACGCCGGGCACGACGGGGATCAGCAGCCTCCCACCCCCTGTGCTCTCGGCCAACTGCAGGGACTCCAGGCTCACGCCGTGGGTCTCCCCACCTATCACCACGGCCGCCGGTGCCTCTGTCCAGTCTGAGTCGTAACTCTGGACCTCGAGTTTAGGGAGCCAGTCTTGACTCTCTCCACTCTCTAGatcatcctcctcttcctcataCTCATGAAACTTCTGTGGGCGTTGGTCACGTACCCAGCCGTAGTCACTGGCCTTGTTAGacccctgggcctgggcctgcatGTGAAGGCCACAGTTGTCGGCCACGTAGACGCGGGCGTCAGCAGGCAGGTGGTCGGGCACTGCCTCCCAGTCCAGGTTGTTGATAATGGGCACCTGGAAGTGTGCGCCCATACCTGCCCGTAGCACTTTGGGCTCCCAGGCGTCCACACAGCCTAGCAAATGAAAGAGGATCCAATTAAGATTACGAACCTGCCCAGACAGGGGACTTTGAAGGAAGTCAGATTAATTCTGGATCAGGATAAAGCAAAAATGTCCTATCATGGCCTTGGTGGCTGGGACCTCTGCCTCCCCAGCTGTAGCAGCGTCCAGCTGACACAgattttattcattccttcaacatTCACCACacagaattccctggaggtctagtggttaggacttcatacTTCCACTACAAAGgagcatgggttggatccctcatccgggaactaagatccggcaAACCATgcggcatgaccaaaaaaaaaaaacctcccacaCACATGCCAGACATTTGGACAGGAGATGGGAGAGCCTTAAAATCCCCAACCTCAAGGAGCTTGTAATAGAGTGGGCAATGGTGTTGGGACAACATTTCAGCAGGTGACTGTATTATCAGTAACAACTAAAGTTAAAAAAGCATGAACAGGGTAATAGAAAACCATTGTACGCAGCATGGCAATCAGGGAAAAACCACCTGGAGAACACGATGCTGAGCTGGATCGTGAAGGACAGGAGCATCTTGTCAGGGAAAGACCAGAGCAGAGGAGTTATAGAAGCAGCAATTAGTCCAAACACTGGAAGTATGATAATCGAGTCAATTAATGGGGATGAGGTGGGAGATgagtcaggaggcaggaaaggaccAGTTTAAAGGAGGCTGGTGTGCCCAGCCGAGGGGTTTAGGGTTTCACCCAGAAGACAACATGTCACCAAAGCATTTTAAGCAAAGTAGGAACAGAATCTggtttatattttagaaagatccATTTGGCTTCAATGTTGAATCTGGACCGGAGCAAGGAAGACACTATTAATGGGGAAATTACAGCAATCCTGGGAAAAACCAAGGCCAGAGCCCTATCCTGCACACACCCTGTCTTTGCAGTCGTGCTAAACACAACTGCCTCCATGCATCAGCAGACACAAAGCCCTTCCCAGTGCCACAGGCCAGGAGACAGCAGGACTGGGGCACCACATATCTACTACCCTCCCTGACTTGTTAGCACACATCTCCTCATTATAAGTTATCTTAAAAGTTAATCTGTCAAACTTCAAGAAAGGTTAAGTAGGCAAACCaagttcaaaaaggaaaaaaagatgtagAGAAGGTAACACTGTCTACGTGGGTCCCCAACCACAGGCTCTCCCGAGCACCATGGGAAACGGGCTGGGAGGTGGGCTGTGTGCCAAGAGGCTGGCAGTCGGGGCAGAAGAGGTGCCTTCTAGTCTGACTTCTCCACCCAGTTAGGATTAAGGGACAAGCTGAGATTCCTCCTCATCCTCGGGTCCTCTACGTTGGGCATCACATCAGGTGTTCCCCGCCTTTCTCTACCTCTCCCATACCAGCCACCAACAACAACGTGGCAACTGCCTGCCTGGGTGATACAAGTCCATTTCCCCAAACCACACTTGCTCTCAGAGCTCTCAACAGTGAGGCAGGTGAGCGGGGTATGGATGTAGGGATTCCGAGTCTCACTTTCATGCTGGCAGAGAGATGCACCCCAGGGAAGGGTGATGGGGGGAAAGAGCTGGGAAGAGCAATACAGGCGAGTCTCAGTAATGGGACCACTTCTGTTTACACCGAATGGCAGCTTCACTTTCTGATGGATgatcctctccctcctcctcttcccaggcCGCTATAGGTCTGTTAGGCACGTCCCAACTGTCAGGCAAGGCTGTTTGGAACCAAGGCTACAAATTTCTCTTTATGATGAGAGGACAGAACCAAGTGTTAAAACCGGTATCTATTTCTTCCCTAAttaattttaagttcttttaaaaacctAGCAGgtgtcaaaataattttaaagataatcaACAAGAATGAGCGTGCCAGGCATGGTGCTGAGTACTTGACATTCATCTCACTTAACCCTCAGAACAACCCTACCAGGTAGATCTGTTACGCCTGCTTTACAGATAAGGGAACTGACGCTCGCAATGCTGCTCACTTACACAGAGCTACCAAGGGACAGATCCAAGAACCAAATCCATACACATCTGCCCACGGAGCCAGCTCACTTACCAACAGTCACCTAATCCACCCAGTAACAGGCGATCTTACCTTTGGTGAGTAACACTTTGCTGCAGCCTGCCCCAGCAGCAGATCGCAGAATTGTCCCTAGGTTCCCAGGGTCACGGAGATTGTCACAAATCAACGATATGGGCAGTGTGTGGCGAAGCTGAGTCTCGGGGTATGTCATCTTAACATGGTCAGGTTTGGCAAAAATCcctgaggaaacaagaaatgtgGTTCATTTGTCTGATGTGGGTATGGGGAGTAATTTGACGTTTTGGTTATTTATCAGTCTTGGTGTATTTGTAATTACATACTACATGTAAACATTCTGGTTGGAAAAATTCAGTGTGctcccctccccaactccctCATAACTGCCTTCAATAGTGGAATGTATGCTTTCAGAACTTCTTCCATGCACTTCCCTACATGTATGTCCATCTACCCATATATAAGTGCTTTTTCTTTTGTAGTAAAATCACACTCTATGTAATTATTCTgtaatctagtttttttttttttggtcacacttaagtggcttgcaggatcttagttctcccaccagggaatgaacctgggcccacaggcagtgaaagcaccaggtcctaaccactggactgccagagaattcccaacaTTTTCTTAAGTTTCAACTGGACATTAAAGGTTGAAGTGATCCCCAAAATATAAGGTCTGAGGAGAAGTGATTATTCCCTACAGACTATAAAAACTCACAATACAAATGATGACAGAAAACTGGCTTCAGTTTCTACTTAAAATACAAGATTCACAGATTTGGAAACTGTGCTACTGTAAGAAAAGGTTAGGCCCAGTAATATTTTGAATTTCATCTAAATTTGTTGCCCTGAGACAAGTATGAACAAATAATCCCAAGTCTCCCCTTCTACAGACACATTGAATAACCACTGACCCATTATTCCCTGTGGTGTTACCAGGTCGGACCAATCCTTGATATCCTCAAATTTCACCTTAATGAGGCTAACACCTTTCAGCTTTTCAATGGGCAGCTCCTTTATGTATTCCAGACGGCTAAAGAAGAAAACTTTCGGCACAGCACCAGCCTTGAGAGCGTCTGCAATCAGCCTACGACCTTCCAGAAGGATCTTCCCCTGCTTTTCTCGAAATGGCCTGGACTTAACTATGGTCATCACACTGCTGTGGGTGCAAACAAAAAGATGCGTAATTACCAACATCCTCATTAGAGACACATCGAGCTCTAGCAGACATGAAGAGCTTCGTAGGGAAAGAAACAAACGAACTGTTAAAAAGACACTTATTCTGCCCTCTATGCATAATAAAAACCAGCGAGGTGTGCTGCACGAAGTCCTCCAACGCAAGGAAAGAGGTCAAGGTCTCGCtctgaggagggaggagaaacgAGAAAACTCGACAAGCCTCGGGAACACATCACCTCAGCCTTTTGTCTCCAGGGAAAGCCTTATCATAGCGAAGCCCCGACTCTTCCCAGGTGCTGAGCGTCTGAGATGCTGGCCCCTGAATCTGCTGCTTCTGTCGCTGCTCCCGGGGACTGGCCTCTGCCGCCGCCTTCCGAGGCTGTTTCCCGGGATCGAGCTTCCGTCCCACAACCTCACCAGATGGAAACAGCACTTTCACGGGGCTCCGCCGCAGTGCCCGGACCCAGCGCCGCGCATCGAGGTCCCAAGCCTGCACCACCGGCAGCAACGGTCGCGTAGCCCATCCCACGCGTTTCACCAGCGCCGCCATCTTCCCCCGCCCCGTGGGCTGCGTCACGAAAGCGCGCCGGCGGCGGACAGTGACATCACTAACGCGCCGGCGTCAGCTGTGGTTTGTGCGCCGCTCTGCGCGTGACCGGCGGTAGTGTAGGTGGTCATGGCGAATCGTAGAGCTTTGCACTTCGTGTTCAAAGTGGGAAACCGCTTCGAGACGGCGTGTTTCTATCGCGATGTCCTGGGGATGAAGGTGCAGGCGGGGCGGAGAGGGGCTGGGGCGCGAGGGGGGTTGCGAGTGACTGAACCCCACCTGGccgagggaggagaaaggggtgcgATGTGAATTTCACCGCGAACCCGGGTGTCGGACCTTAGCCGCAGGACTTCCCATTAACTCTGTGGTTTTCAGGTTCAGGAAGCATCACGAATTGCGGCTTGGGTTAGATGGACTTTGAAAGGGGGCTCACACTTACTAGTTGCCGACTTTGTGCCCACACAGGTCCTTTCAGTTTAAGCTCTTTCACGAATGTTTATTCCTGTCTTTGCGAAGTTT includes:
- the MRM3 gene encoding rRNA methyltransferase 3, mitochondrial isoform X1 translates to MAALVKRVGWATRPLLPVVQAWDLDARRWVRALRRSPVKVLFPSGEVVGRKLDPGKQPRKAAAEASPREQRQKQQIQGPASQTLSTWEESGLRYDKAFPGDKRLSSVMTIVKSRPFREKQGKILLEGRRLIADALKAGAVPKVFFFSRLEYIKELPIEKLKGVSLIKVKFEDIKDWSDLVTPQGIMGIFAKPDHVKMTYPETQLRHTLPISLICDNLRDPGNLGTILRSAAGAGCSKVLLTKGCVDAWEPKVLRAGMGAHFQVPIINNLDWEAVPDHLPADARVYVADNCGLHMQAQAQGSNKASDYGWVRDQRPQKFHEYEEEEDDLESGESQDWLPKLEVQSYDSDWTEAPAAVVIGGETHGVSLESLQLAESTGGGRLLIPVVPGVDSLNSAMAASILLFEGKRQLRERVEHLSRDRH
- the MRM3 gene encoding rRNA methyltransferase 3, mitochondrial isoform X2 — encoded protein: MTYPETQLRHTLPISLICDNLRDPGNLGTILRSAAGAGCSKVLLTKGCVDAWEPKVLRAGMGAHFQVPIINNLDWEAVPDHLPADARVYVADNCGLHMQAQAQGSNKASDYGWVRDQRPQKFHEYEEEEDDLESGESQDWLPKLEVQSYDSDWTEAPAAVVIGGETHGVSLESLQLAESTGGGRLLIPVVPGVDSLNSAMAASILLFEGKRQLRERVEHLSRDRH